In the genome of Phragmitibacter flavus, the window AGCGTCGGGTGAGGCGTTCGAGTTCCTGGATGGACATTTTGCCGGGATCGCAGGTGACGCCACCTTTGGCACCGCCGTAGGGGAGGCCGGTGAGGGCACATTTCCAGCTCATCCACATGGCGAGGGCGGCGACTTCGCCGAGGGCGACGTCGGGATGGTAGCGCATGCCGCCTTTGGTGGGTCCGAGGGAGAGGTGATGCTGGACGCGGAAGCCGGTGAAGACCTGGGTGCTTCCGTCATCCATGTTGACGGGAACGGCAACGGTGATGGCGCGTTTGGGGTATTTGACGCGTTCGCGTTCGCGTTGTCCGATTTCGAGGAGGTCGGCGACTTCGTCAAACTGGGCACAGGCCATGTCGAAAATGGGGTGTTTGTAGATGTCCATGGGAGGAGGGATAAGTGAAAAGGGGAAAGTGAAAAGTAAAAAGGCGCGACTCTGAGGGAGCCGCGCCTTGGGAAGGGGTTACGCTGTTGAGGCGTTTTAGACGGCGAAGCGGGTGGCGACGGCGTCCCAGTCGACGACGTTCCAGAAGGCGGCGATGTAGTCGGGGCGCTTGTTCTGGTATTTGAGGTAGTAGGCGTGCTCCCAAACGTCAAGGCCAAGGAGAGGGATGCCGGTGCTGTCCATCAACGGGTTGTCCTGGTTGGGGGTGCTGGTGATGGCGAGTTTGCCGTCTTTTTTGACGAGCCATGCCCAACCGGAACCGAAGCGGGTGGTGGCGGCTTTGGCGAAAGCTTCTTTGAAGGCGTCGAAGCTACCGAAGGCTTCATCAATGGCTTTGGCGAGGTCGCCGGATGGTGCGCCGCCCTTGGAGGAAAGGCTGTTCCAGAAGAAGGTGTGGTTCCAGTGACCACCGCCGTTGTTGCGAACGGCGGTGCGGATGTCGTCAGGGACTTTGCTGAGGTTGGCGCAGAGCTCGTCGATGGTCATCGCTTCGAGATCGGCCTTGTCTTTGATGGCGTTGTTGAGGTTGGTGACGTAGGCGTTGTGATGCTTGTCATGATGGATTTCCATCGTCTGAGCGTCGATGTGGGGCTCAAGCGCGTCGTTGGCGTAGGGAAGTGGGGCTAATGTGAAGGCCATGGTATTTTGTTGGTTGGGTTCGTGATTTGGCAAGGAAGATTCGTATGCGCCCTCGGGTTTGGATGCGCGTTAAAATCGTAGCGTCATGGGACGGCTCGGCAAGGACAACGTGAAGAATAAAATTGGTGCAAGTCGGGCTCGTCGGGAATCAGTCATCTTTTGGGCTGACAGGCGGGGTTTTGTGGGCATG includes:
- a CDS encoding superoxide dismutase, with the translated sequence MAFTLAPLPYANDALEPHIDAQTMEIHHDKHHNAYVTNLNNAIKDKADLEAMTIDELCANLSKVPDDIRTAVRNNGGGHWNHTFFWNSLSSKGGAPSGDLAKAIDEAFGSFDAFKEAFAKAATTRFGSGWAWLVKKDGKLAITSTPNQDNPLMDSTGIPLLGLDVWEHAYYLKYQNKRPDYIAAFWNVVDWDAVATRFAV